Part of the Polyangiaceae bacterium genome, GCGCTGGCAGTCACGTTCTCGAGTTGCTGAGCGGGCTGAGCATGCCGATCGTGACGACGCTACACACGATCTTGGCGCGACCCGACGCGGCGCAACGCGAGGTGATGACCGAGTTGTGTCGAATCTCCGAGCGCTTGGTCGTGATGAGCACCCACGGGCAGAAGCTGCTCCGAGACGTCTACGGCATCCCGGAGCGCAAGATCGACTGGATCCCACACGGCATTCCGGCCCTGCCGAACCCGCGCGACAGCAAGAGTCGGATCGGCGTCCACGGCAAGAAGGTCATCCTGACGTTCGGGCTGCTCTCTCCCGACAAGGGCATCGAGCACGTCATCGACGCGATGCCCTCGATCCTGGAGCGCCACCCCGAGGCGAGGTACATCGTGCTCGGCGCGACCCACCCGCACGTCCGGCAACGGCACGGTGAGGCGTACCGCTCGATGTTGGCGGCGCGTGCGCGGGAGCTCGGCGTGGAGTCGTCGGTGGTCTTCCACGACGCCTTCGTGAGTCGGGCGCAGCTCACCGAGTACCTAGCGGCCGCCGATCTGTACGTGACCCCATACGAGAAGGCCGAACAGATCACCTCCGGCACGCTGGCGTACGCGGTCGGCTCCGGCAAGGCCGTGATCTCCACGCCCTATTGGTATGCGTGCGAGCTCTTGGCCGACGGTCGAGGCGTGTTGGTTCCCTGGCGGGATCCTCGGGCAATTGCCGTTGCCGCCGCCGACCTCTTGGGGGACGACGCGAAGCGAGCCGCGATGTCGGAGCGAGCAGCAGCTCTCGGGCCGCAAATGCGCTGGCCCGGCGTCGCCGGGCGCTACCTCGAGAGCTTCACCCAGGCACGTGCCGACCACGCCACCGAGCCGCGGGTCGCACGGCACGAACCCTCCGAGCTCCCAGCGGTCGAGCTGGAGCACCTCTCGGCTCTCAGCGACTCCACTGGCGTCCTGCAACACGCGCTCTACGACGTGCCGCGTCGTGAGGACGGCTACTGCCTGGACGACAACGCGCGTGCGCTGCTCGCGATGGTGCTGATGGACTCGCCCGGCGGCGAGCAAGCAAAGGTCGTGCGCCCGCTCCTGGCTCGCTACCTGGCGTTCGTCAGGCATGCCTTCGACGGTGACCGCAGGCGATTTCGCAACTTCATGTCGTACTCGCGCAGCTGGCTCGAAGCAGCCGGCTCGGAGGACAGCCAAGGCCGGGCGCTCTGGGCGCTCGGCGCGCTGGTCGGTCGAAGCCCAAACGCGGGTTGGCGCATCCTGGGGAGCCAGCTGTTCCACGCCGCGCTGCCGCCTCTGCTCGACTTCACCAGCCCGCGGGCTTGGGCCTTCGCGCTGCTCGGGATGGACGAATACCTCGCGGCGTTCGCCGGAGACGGCGAAGTGCAGGCGCTCCGGAACGACCTGGCTACTCGACTGGTCGAGTTGTTCGTGCGCGCGCGTCGCCCGGACTGGGCTTGGTTCGAGGACTCCGTGACCTACTCGAACGCCAGCTTGTGCCAGGCGCTGATCGCCTCCGGCTCCCGCATGGGCGACGAGCGAGTCAAGCAGGTGGGGATGACCTCGCTCACCTGGCTGGTCGAGATCCAGACGGACGCACACGGCGACTTTGCGCCGGTCGGCTCCAATGGGTTCTTTCGGCGCGGCGCCGACAAGGCGCGCTTCGACCAGCAGCCCCTGGAAGCGGGCGCGACCATCTCCGCGTGTCTCGAGGCGGAGCGTGCCACGGGTGACCCCAGGTGGGCGGAGCGCGCGGTCACGGCGTTCGGCTGGTTTTTCGGCAAGAACCAGCTCGGCGCAGCCCTGATCGACGCGCAGACCGGCGCCTGCCGGGACGGCCTGCACGCCGACCGGCTCAACGAGAACCGTGGCGCGGAATCGACCCTGTCGTTCTTGCTCGCGCTGCTCGAAATGCGCGCCAGACACCGAAGCGGACCAGCCGCGCTGGTCGGAGGTCGAGCATGAACCGGCGACGAGACTACGACGTGCTCTTCAGGCGGCATGCCAAGAACCCGATCCTGACGGCGGCAGACTGGCCGTATCCGGCTCACACCGTGTTCAACCCCGGCGCGACCCTGCTTCGCGACGGCACCACGCTCCTGCTCTGTCGAGTGGAAGATCGGCGCGGACACTCCCACTTGTGCGCCGCACGCTCGCAGAACGGGGTCGACGGCTGGGTCATCGACGAGTCACCGACGCTGCTGCCGGATCCGGAGCGACATCCGGAGGAGATCTGGGGCATCGAAGATCCCCGCATTACCTGGGTACCTGAGCTGGAGAAGTACGCGATTGCGTACACGGCATTCAGTCGTGGCGGCCCAGGTGTGGCGCTGGCGTTGACCGAGGACTTTCGCGAATTCGAGCGCTGCGGCCTGGTCATGCAGCCCGACGACAAGGACGCCGCGCTCCTGCCCGAGCGCATCGACGGGAACTTCGCCCTCG contains:
- a CDS encoding glycosyltransferase; the protein is MEQVIRNRTIRRVAFLGNHLPRQCGIATFTTDLCDAVCSEHPEIDSLVLAMTESGARYSYPSRVALDIAQDDLASYRSAAAFLESNAVDVVCVQHEYGIFGGRAGSHVLELLSGLSMPIVTTLHTILARPDAAQREVMTELCRISERLVVMSTHGQKLLRDVYGIPERKIDWIPHGIPALPNPRDSKSRIGVHGKKVILTFGLLSPDKGIEHVIDAMPSILERHPEARYIVLGATHPHVRQRHGEAYRSMLAARARELGVESSVVFHDAFVSRAQLTEYLAAADLYVTPYEKAEQITSGTLAYAVGSGKAVISTPYWYACELLADGRGVLVPWRDPRAIAVAAADLLGDDAKRAAMSERAAALGPQMRWPGVAGRYLESFTQARADHATEPRVARHEPSELPAVELEHLSALSDSTGVLQHALYDVPRREDGYCLDDNARALLAMVLMDSPGGEQAKVVRPLLARYLAFVRHAFDGDRRRFRNFMSYSRSWLEAAGSEDSQGRALWALGALVGRSPNAGWRILGSQLFHAALPPLLDFTSPRAWAFALLGMDEYLAAFAGDGEVQALRNDLATRLVELFVRARRPDWAWFEDSVTYSNASLCQALIASGSRMGDERVKQVGMTSLTWLVEIQTDAHGDFAPVGSNGFFRRGADKARFDQQPLEAGATISACLEAERATGDPRWAERAVTAFGWFFGKNQLGAALIDAQTGACRDGLHADRLNENRGAESTLSFLLALLEMRARHRSGPAALVGGRA